A DNA window from Fusarium fujikuroi IMI 58289 draft genome, chromosome FFUJ_chr11 contains the following coding sequences:
- a CDS encoding related to monooxygenase: protein MDTFDVIIVGAGLAGINAAYRLQIALPNLSYAILEARDDIGGTWDLFRYPGIRSDSDLYTFGFAWQPWDQGTALGEGGAILNYMKKCAQTYGIDRHVHCQRRLKHASWSTPQQKWTLEVEDIGAQKELQYHARFVMLCTGYYDYHNGRDTAIPGLENFKGQVVHPQFWPEDLDYTNKQVAVIGSGATAITLIPKLAEKAARTTMVQRSPSYILSIPNGGKKAPWLVRLFPARWAHAYTRLSFLIWSRLIWLFCQTFPDRARQRLRNGVEKELPHHLPYDPHFSPRYNPWDQRVCLTPNADFFKCLHTGKADVKTGNIKEVVADGIVLENAPQDRIPAAIIITATGLKLQLAGGATIDVDGVPIKPSEQYFWNGTMLQDVPNLSLVIGYTTISWTLGVDTAAMLVCRLLQKMQKAKLSSATPRAEQGLALTPRRLFSLSSTYVTTAESELPRAAAQAPWQPRTNYLSDYWFVKLGRLDRGLQFVREGKQL, encoded by the coding sequence GCGGCACATGGGACCTTTTTCGCTATCCAGGCATCCGCTCGGACTCTGATCTATACACCTTTGGCTTCGCATGGCAGCCGTGGGATCAGGGCACCGCGCTGGGTGAGGGCGGTGCTATCCTTAACTACATGAAGAAATGTGCGCAGACTTACGGAATCGACAGGCATGTTCACTGCCAACGGCGACTAAAACATGCCTCATGGTCTACACCCCAGCAGAAATGGACCCTTGAGGTAGAAGACATTGGCGCACAAAAGGAGCTTCAGTATCATGCCCGGTTCGTCATGCTCTGCACTGGCTACTACGACTATCACAACGGCCGTGACACGGCCATCCCCGGCCTAGAAAACTTCAAGGGCCAGGTAGTGCACCCCCAGTTTTGGCCCGAGGATCTGGACTACACCAACAAGCAGGTAGCGGTGATCGGCAGCGGCGCCACGGCCATCACGCTGATCCCCAAACTCGCCGAGAAGGCGGCTCGAACTACCATGGTGCAGCGGAGCCCGTCGTATATCTTGTCCATCCCCAACGGCGGCAAAAAGGCGCCATGGCTTGTACGGCTGTTCCCTGCGCGGTGGGCTCATGCTTACACCCGCCTGTCGTTCCTGATATGGTCCCGCCTGATCTGGCTCTTTTGTCAAACGTTTCCGGATCGGGCCCGTCAGCGGCTCCGGAACGGCGTCGAGAAGGAGTTGCCGCACCATCTGCCCTACGATCCACACTTTAGCCCACGCTACAACCCTTGGGATCAGCGTGTTTGCCTGACCCCCAATGCCGACTTCTTCAAGTGTCTGCACACGGGCAAAGCTGACGTCAAGACGGGCAACATCAAAGAGGTAGTTGCCGACGGCATCGTGCTTGAGAATGCGCCCCAAGACAGGATCCCCGCTGCTATAATCATCACGGCGACTGGCCTCAAGTTGCAACTCGCAGGTGGTGCCACCATTGACGTCGACGGCGTCCCTATCAAACCCTCTGAGCAGTACTTTTGGAACGGAACCATGCTGCAGGATGTGCCAAATCTGTCCCTTGTCATCGGCTACACCACTATCTCATGgactcttggtgttgataccGCCGCCATGCTCGTGTGCCGTCTACTGCAGAAGATGCAAAAGGCCAAGCTGTCGAGCGCCACGCCTCGAGCTGAACAGGGCCTCGCCCTGACGCCAAGGCGTCTGTTTAGCCTCTCGTCGACGTACGTCACCACGGCAGAGAGCGAGCTCCCAAGAGCCGCAGCCCAAGCACCCTGGCAGCCTCGAACCAACTACCTCTCAGATTACTGGTTCGTCAAGCTGGGCAGATTAGACAGGGGTCTTCAGTTTGTGCGGGAGGGAAAGCAGCTGTGA
- a CDS encoding related to gEgh 16 protein, which produces MFTALFLSALAWSQMANAHGTITRVIGANGVVMPGLTILDGTPRSSTSAASGAQVDTSVIRDPELGTSKASALGRTSKGPVDGARVIKAFMHGLKGRSLADTILGGGEEATREAVSFVTGNAGAVVNGVQDGIESSPVGGLALGAEHGVNGLLDDFFQTAKGVPSPRGYIEDGVQNSTGVGAKSGLPTTASDGTLKLIYHQVNEDGAGPLLVDIDFTSGGTDPKAFKSAEVVQNIIGVLGFSTVSSTDFPVVVKVPTGQVCTGKVAGVSGICIARVRNSATAGPFGGAAAFTHNPEAAKGKTSSAKFRHRHV; this is translated from the exons ATGTTTACCgctttgtttctttctgCCCTGGCCTGGAGCCAAATGGCAAATGCCCATGGAACTATTACCAGAGTAATTGGTGCAAATGGTGTTGTCATGCCCGGACTTACAA TCCTTGATGGAACACCTCGATCTTCTACCTCTGCTGCTTCCGGAGCACAGGTTGATACTAGCGTGATCCGTGACCCCGAACTTGGTACTAGTAAAGCCTCCGCACTTGGTCGCACTAGCAAAGGCCCAGTTGACGGCGCTCGCGTCATCAAGGCTTTCATGCATGGTCTCAAGGGCCGGTCCCTTGCTGACACTATCCTCGGGGGAGGCGAAGAAG CTACGAGAGAAGCCGTGTCTTTTGTAACTGGAAATGCTGGTGCAGTTGTAAACG GCGTGCAAGATGGAATTGAAAGCTCTCCAGTTGGCGGTTTGGCCCTAG GGGCTGAGCATGGAGTTAATGGTCTTCTGGATGACTTTTTCCAAACGGCAAAGGGTGTCCCATCTCCTCGTGGATACATCGAAGACGGTGTCCAGAATTCCACTGGAGTTGGTGCCAAGTCTGGGTTGCCAACCACCGCATCCGATGGAACTCTCAAGTTGATCTACCACCAG GTCAATGAGGACGGTGCTGGCCCCTTGCTAGTAGACATTGACTTCACTTCAGGAGGGACTGATCCGAAAGCTTTTAAATCGGCTGAAGTGGTTCAGAACATCATTGGAGTATTGGGCTTTTCGACCGTGAGCTCGACTGACTTTCCCGTTGTTGTCAAAGTGCCTACTGGTCAAGTTTGCACTGGAAAGGTAGCTGGCGTTTCTGGTATCTGTATTGCAAGGGTGCGAAACAGCGCTACTGCTGGCCCCTTTGGAGGCGCTGCTGCATTCACTCATAACCCAGAGGCTGCAAAAGGGAAGACGTCCAGCGCAAAATTTCGCCACCGCCATGTCTGA
- a CDS encoding related to O-methylsterigmatocystin oxidoreductase, with amino-acid sequence MAVTSISLLVLGIVAGATIFYLSSPTRKDRKRPLKLPIIGDIHNSPIEKPLLRWDAWVKENGAIATSKLFGIMPVVVINTAEAATELLGKRGAWYSNRPRSVGMEMITGAGPGQSRFTLMHDMDAHLKLHHRILSPSLGGVAAPRYQPVMELEAKQLVKDLVELSEHKSVVVTSDDVFPFLERAQASIILALHYSVRVPTLDYPLYQRVRETQAKVTSYASRPGLPDIFPFLAKLPAAISPWRRAADKLFNEQKDLNLHLLSLGDDSPGWNATKQARSLAAKYAKEPIPDIDLAFTLATSVQGGIETSTRTILWLFIAAMTANRSFMKRAHDVLDAVVGRDRLPCFADRSSLCYIDAIVSELLRWRPISPGGVPRRADKQDSFKGINIVKNAMVLTNAWSIGRDEAVFDQSLGDLDQFIPERWLDGESIRVDIKNQGELRTSLPLPVFGHGRRSCLGKRVAVDGTFAQVATMIWAFDFEPTQDVDEMEMEVVWFMTEPKQFKFKLKPRGSWVSKVIEEEWRTADKDLGKIMGKIGDIEA; translated from the coding sequence ATGGCAGTTACTTCAATTTCACTTTTGGTGCTCGGTATTGTTGCTGGTGCAACAATTTTTTACTTGTCGTCGCCAACTAGGAAAGACAGGAAGAGGCCCCTCAAACTACCCATCATCGGCGACATCCACAACTCCCCAATCGAGAAGCCACTGCTGCGATGGGATGCTTGGGTGAAAGAAAATGGCGCTATCGCAACGTCGAAACTGTTCGGGATAATGCCTGTTGTTGTTATCAACACAGCCGAGGCAGCGACAGAGCTGCTGGGCAAGAGGGGCGCTTGGTACAGCAATCGTCCAAGGTCCGTGGGCATGGAGATGATCACAGGCGCTGGGCCAGGACAGTCACGATTCACGTTGATGCATGACATGGATGCGCATTTaaagcttcatcatcgcATCTTGTCTCCGTCGCTCGGTGGTGTCGCTGCTCCGCGCTATCAGCCCGTCATGGAACTCGAAGCCAAGCAGCTCGTCAAGGACCTCGTCGAACTGAGCGAGCACAAGTCGGTAGTCGTTACCAGCGACGATGTGTTCCCTTTCCTCGAACGCGCACAAGCGAGTATTATTCTCGCATTGCACTATAGCGTTCGGGTTCCCACCCTTGATTATCCACTTTATCAACGGGTCCGTGAGACGCAGGCTAAGGTCACCTCGTATGCGTCGAGGCCTGGCCTGCCCGATATCTTCCCATTCCTTGCCAAGCTCCCAGCGGCAATTTCACCGTGGCGTAGAGCTGCAGATAAATTATTTAACGAGCAAAAAGACCTCAACCTGCACTTGTTAAGCCTCGGTGATGACAGTCCCGGATGGAATGCAACGAAACAAGCACGCTCCCTTGCAGCGAAATACGCCAAGGAGCCGATTCCCGACATTGACCTCGCTTTCACACTTGCGACGAGTGTCCAGGGTGGTATAGAGACTAGCACTCGTACAATACTCTGGTTGTTCATCGCTGCGATGACAGCCAACAGGAGCTTTATGAAACGAGCGCATGACGTACTGGATGCTGTTGTCGGGCGGGATCGACTCCCTTGCTTCGCGGACAGATCCTCCCTCTGTTACATTGACGCTATTGTATCTGAGCTTCTGCGTTGGCGGCCTATTTCCCCGGGAGGTGTACCTCGTCGGGCAGACAAACAAGACTCTTTTAAGGGtatcaacatcgtcaagaaTGCGATGGTCTTGACAAATGCGTGGTCTATCGGCCGTGATGAAGCTGTGTTTGATCAGTCGCTGGGCGACCTCGACCAATTCATTCCCGAAAGATGGCTAGATGGTGAAAGCATACGCGTAGACATTAAGAACCAAGGAGAACTGAGGACTTCCCTCCCGTTGCCAGTATTTGGTCACGGTCGGCGAAGCTGTCTTGGAAAACGTGTTGCTGTAGATGGCACCTTTGCCCAGGTCGCAACGATGATCTGGGCATTTGACTTTGAGCCTACCCAAGACGTAGAtgaaatggagatggaggttgTCTGGTTTATGACGGAGCCCAAACAGTTCAAATTCAAGCTAAAGCCGAGGGGTTCATGGGTATCCAAGGTCATCGAGGAGGAGTGGAGGACTGCTGATAAAGACCTTGGTAAGATCATGGGCAAAATTGGTGATATTGAGGCCTGA
- a CDS encoding related to alpha-glucoside transport protein produces MGISEKEEPVSAAEIETQKHTINHQADLDHKAEIAQFKGDAIEAENAEFNMGVLEAVRAYPMATLWAFIMSCTIIMESYCVFLMGNFIALPKFAQDYGVYSANVNKYVITGPWQSALQCCGPVGALIGVTIAGPITSRIGYRWATIGGLMLLNAFIFVFFFANSLSVMVAAQVLEGIPWGIFIANAPAYCSEIVPMRLRAPATQMLQMFWAIGSIIVNGVAYHYNGLEEKAAYRVPIALQWMFPTPLAILIFLAPESPWWLTRRGRYEDAVKAVARLGRSTVVKNHEESVAMMRRTIELEKSEKEPSYLELFKGTDRYRTLIVCGVYAAQNLTGNLIANQATYFFEQAGMTTNTAFALGLITSALQMIFVMLSWILTTYIGRRTIYVWGSFINVLFLLALGIAGSVGKSNAASLAQASLGLIVSVLFTLGPAPVSYAIIGETSAIRLRPLTTGIGRASYYLVNIPCIFLSSYMLNPKEANLGGRCGYVWAGTGFVCFLMSWIWLPEFKGRSYREIDILFNRRVQARKWSKTVIDPNDDE; encoded by the exons ATGGGTATctctgagaaggaggagccAGTCTCggctgctgagattgagacTCAGAAGCATACCATCAACCACCAGGCAGATCTCGATCACAAGGCTGAAATCGCCCAGTTCAAAGGCGATGCCATTGAAGCTGAAAATGCCGAGTTCAACATGGGCGTCCTCGAGGCCGTCCGTGCCTACCCCATGGCCACCCTATGGGCATTCATCATGTCATGCACCATT ATCATGGAGTCGTACTGCGTCTTCCTGATGGGAAACTTCATCGCCCTGCCCAAGTTCGCACAGGACTACGGTGTCTACAGCGCAAACGTCAACAAGTATGTCATCACGGGTCCTTGGCAGTCCGCCCTTCAGTGCTGCGGTCCCGTCGGTGCTCTTATTGGCGTGACTATTGCTGGCCCGATTACTAGTCGCATTGGGTACCGCTGGGCCACGATCGGAGGTCTGATGCTTCTCAATGCCTttatcttcgtcttcttctttgccaatTCGCTTTCTGTTATGGTAGCAGCCCAGGTCCTCGAGGGTATTCCATGGGGTATCTTTATCGCCAATGCCCCCGCGTATTGCAGTGAAATTGTCCCAATGAGACTACGTGCCCCTGCAACCCAGATGTTGCAAATGTTCTGGGCTATCGGTTCCATTATCGTCAACGGCGTCGCGTATCACTACAACGGACTTGAAGAGAAGGCAGCGTACAG GGTCCCCATCGCTCTGCAGTGGATGTTTCCAACCCCCCTTGCTATCCTGATCTTCCTCGCCCCTGAATCTCCATGGTGGCTTACCCGTCGCGGCCGATACGAAGATGCTGTTAAGGCTGTCGCCCGCCTTGGTCGCAGCACTGTGGTCAAGAACCACGAGGAGTCTGTGGCCATGATGCGTCGAACTATCGAGCTCGAAAAGTCCGAGAAGGAGCCTAGCTACCTCGAGCTTTTCAAGGGAACCGACCGTTACCGAACCCTGATTGTGTGCGGTGTATATGCTGCCCAGAACTTGACTGGCAATCTGATTGCCAACCAGGCCACATATTTCTTCGAGC AGGCTGGCATGACCACGAACACTGCTTTTGCCCTCGGACTTATCACCTCTGCCCTGCAGATGATTTTTGTTATGCTGTCCTGGATTCTGACTACCTACATTGGCCGACGCACCATCTACGTCTGGGGCTCATTTATCAACGTCTTGTTCCTCCTTGCCTTGGGTATTGCAGGTAGTGTTGGGAAGAGCAATGCAGCCTCATTGGCCCAGGCCTCCTTGGGTCTTATCGTGTCTGTTCTCTTCACACTTGGCCCAGCTCCTGTTTCATACGCCATTATCGGCGAGACATCAGCCATCCGCCTCAGGCCTCTTACGACAGGTATCGGGCGTGCCAGTTACTACCTGGTTAATATCCCCTgcatcttcttgtcgagctATATGCTTAACCCCAAG GAAGCTAACCTCGGCGGAAGGTGTGGCTACGTCTGGGCTGGAACGGGCTTTGTGTGCTTCCTCATGTCATGGATCTGGCTGCCTGAGTTTAAGGGTCGCTCGTACCGTGAGATTGATATCTTGTTCAACCGTCGCGTCCAGGCTCGCAAGTGGTCCAAGACTGTTATTGACCCCAACGACGATGAGTAG